The genomic DNA GCCTCCCCCTTCTCTGGCAGTGGGCAGACTTACGCCATCCGACATCGAAATTCAGCAGGGCAAACACAACACTGAGCAGGTCACCGCGCTGGTCCGGGAGGCCCCACCGCTTGAAGTAGGTATTCTGTTAGACGAGAGCGGCTCAGCCCGCCACTCGGCTCTCGAACCTTTTCTTGCGGCCAGTGCACTGGCTTGGACAACGGCGGCGTTGAGAAGGTGCGGGGGCAACGCATTCCTACTGGCATTTAACGATCAGGTCATCGTCTCGACGGGATTCACCGACGATGTTTCTCAGCTCAAGCAGACGCTGAAGCAATTGCGGCCGGTCGGAGGTTCGGCAGTCTGGGACGCTCTGATCAGCGCGGCCGAGAAATTCGATTCGCTCAGCCCCATCGGAAGCTCAGCCGCCAGGGTGGTAGTTCTAATCACGGACGGATCTGACAACGCCTCGCGCGCGAACGAACGAGAATGCTTGAAATACTTGCAGATGAGTGGAGTTCGTGTTTATGTCGTTGCTTTCTCATCCCGGGCAGCGCCGGCGGGCAGGAAATTGCTAGGCGATGTGCCTGACCAGACGGGAGGCAAGGCGTTCTTTCCGGGCGGAGAATCAGAGGTGGACGCTGTGTTCACGGAGTTGGACCAGGACCTTTCAAGCAGTTTTCTGGTCGGTTTTGCCCCTCAGGGCAAGGATGGCAGGATGCATCCCTTGAGGATTTCGCTGAAGAACAGCCCGAATGTTGCCCTGCGCAGTCAGTCTGGATACTTTGCTCCTCTCGAACCCAGCCGAATTTCCTCCATCGACTCAACCAGTGATTGACAAGAGTGGCAGACCGGGGAGGCGGCGGAGTCAAGAAGAAGGGGTGCAACCCGCCAAGATCCTCATTTCCGTGGGGCAGGTGCACTTTCAGAGACCCTCTATCTCCTATCAATTACTAATTCTCCACCACGCGCCTCCGAAGGGTGGCGGTTTCAAAAGCCTCTGCCTCCTATCACGATCGTCCGTTGACTTGTCTTGTCCGCCTTTTTATACTCAACTGCGAAGGCAGCGAGGGGAGGGAGGCGCAATGGCGGCACTCAGCAAAAATGAAATCCAGGAAAAACTCAGAGACATACGAGGCTGGTCGCACGTGGGGAAGTCGATCCAGAAGCGGTACTCGCTTAAATCGTTCGTGCCCGCAATCGGCCTGGTGAACAAGATCGCCGAGGTGGCGGAAAAAGCGGGGCATCACCCCGACATCACCATCAACTACAACGTGGTGAGCATCTCGCTTTCCACGCATAGCGAAGGAGGCGTTACGCAGAAAGATTTCGATCTCGCGCGGCAGATCGACGAGCTGGCGGAAACCGGCGCATAGGGCGCGCCGTTGCCTCGACTGCAAGGCCGGGAGCGGCCCATCCCGCCGAGGCCGGACCGGGACACCCAGGCATCCTGATCCCTTCTTTTGATTGGTTCTGACGCTCCAGCAAGTGACGGCGGGCGCTCGGTGTGCAAGCGGAAACAGAGTTGTTCACGAAGGAAAGATGATTGGCCACGTTCGTACAATGGGTCCACCTAAGCTCAGCAGTAATCGGCGTGGGAGGAATCGCTTTCATGCTGTTCGTTCTTTTTCCGTCTGCCGGCACCCTGAATAGCGAGCAGCAGGCCGGACTCCAGAAAGCCGTGTTGGGAAGATTTAACTGGGTGTGGTGGTCGGTGATCTTCCTGCTGCTGGCTTCAGGACTCTACAACGTCAAGCTGGTGTGGCTGGCGCCGCAGGGGACGTACTGGAAGTTTCTCACCATAAAAATTGCTCTTTCACTCGTCGTCTTTATCGTCGTTCTATTCCTCACCATCCCGCTCAGTATCTTTAACTGGTTCCGTAAACACAGCAGCATCTGGCTTTCCATTGCCTTGGTCCTCGCCCTGATGGTCATCCTGCTTTCCGCCTACCTGCGGCGTGGATAATTGTGGAACAGGGGCAGTTATCATGCTGATCCCGCAAAGCGGGAGAAGCATCTGCTGTTGGTTCCCCTTCGCGCCTTTGCGTGAGATGCTTTTGCTCTTTTCGGGCGCTTCACGGCCGCAGCAGGATTTTTCCAAAAAAGTCGCGACCCTCCATTTTCCGCTGCGCTTGGCGGACTTCTGCCAGCGGAAAGACGGAATCGATCACGGGCTTCAGCTTGCGCTGGCCGATCAGCTTGAGAACGTCCATCAATTCCCCTTTGCCGCCCATGTAGGAGCCCAGGATGCTCCGCTGCCGCCCGAACAGTGCCTGGATGTTCAGCTTGACTTCAGGGCCGGTGGTCGCGCCGCAAGTGACGAGGCGCCCATAGGTGGCCAGTGAGTTGAAGCAGCCCTCCCACACGGCATGGCCCACGTGCTCCACAATCACGTCCACGCCGCGCTTGCCGGTCAGCCGCGCCACTTCTTCGGCAACGGACTGCTGCGTGTGATTGATGCCTTCGTCGGCGCCAAGCTCGCGCGCTTTGGTAAGCTTTTCGTCGCTGCCCGCTGTAGCGATCACGCGGCATCCCACAAGCTTTGCCACCTGGATAGCAGCGATGCCCACTCCCGATCCCGCTCCGACCACCAGGACGTCTTCGCCAGGCCGCAGCACGGCCCGGCTGATGAGCATGTGCCAGGCCGTCAGAAAAACCAGCGGTACGGAAGCGGCTTCTTCAAAATTCAGATCGCCGGGAATTGGAACCACGTTCATCGCTGGCGACTTCACATATTCGGCATAGCCGCCGTCCGCCATCACGCCGAAAATAGTGAAGCTGCGGCAGGCGCTGTCCAGGCCTTTCCAGCAGGTCTCGCACTGCCCGCAACTAATCCCCGGAGCCAGCAGGACCCGGTCGCCCGGCTTTGCATTCGTCACTAGCGCGCCAACCTGCGCCACCTCGCCAGAGATGTCGCTGCCTACAATGTGCGGCATGGGCAATTTCCAGACGCGCACGCCGCTGCGCATCCAGAGGTCAAGATGGTTCAGCGCGCAGGCTTTCACCTTCACCAGGACCTCCGTCGGCTGGATTACCGGATCAGGCGCGTCTTCATATTTCAAAACTTCCAGGCCGCCGTGCTCATGGAATCGGACTGCTTTCATGGTTTGCCTCCGGCTCGCGGGGTCACTGGTATGGTATCAGAACGTGCCCAGATAGCGGCTGCGTCTGAACTCACGTTCTCCACACGAGAAAAAGCATTCTCTCGCAAAGACGCAAAGCCGCTAAGGCTCGAAAGGCTGGGAATGCGCATTTTGCCTGCAAGCTTTGCGCCTTCGCGCCTTTGCGTGATGAGCCTTTGCTTCTGGAATGGGTCCATGCGTGGAGGCGCCCGCATTGACATTGCCCGTCACGGAGTTTAACCTGAAAATAATTTTATGGGCGACG from Terriglobia bacterium includes the following:
- a CDS encoding 4a-hydroxytetrahydrobiopterin dehydratase; amino-acid sequence: MAALSKNEIQEKLRDIRGWSHVGKSIQKRYSLKSFVPAIGLVNKIAEVAEKAGHHPDITINYNVVSISLSTHSEGGVTQKDFDLARQIDELAETGA
- a CDS encoding zinc-binding dehydrogenase, yielding MKAVRFHEHGGLEVLKYEDAPDPVIQPTEVLVKVKACALNHLDLWMRSGVRVWKLPMPHIVGSDISGEVAQVGALVTNAKPGDRVLLAPGISCGQCETCWKGLDSACRSFTIFGVMADGGYAEYVKSPAMNVVPIPGDLNFEEAASVPLVFLTAWHMLISRAVLRPGEDVLVVGAGSGVGIAAIQVAKLVGCRVIATAGSDEKLTKARELGADEGINHTQQSVAEEVARLTGKRGVDVIVEHVGHAVWEGCFNSLATYGRLVTCGATTGPEVKLNIQALFGRQRSILGSYMGGKGELMDVLKLIGQRKLKPVIDSVFPLAEVRQAQRKMEGRDFFGKILLRP
- a CDS encoding VWA domain-containing protein; this encodes MVDQSSARIVRGPERSTIHCPRSTLTTRGRLANLQLAIVLCCLASAALHAQSDQVLTQVLVTPPPSLAVGRLTPSDIEIQQGKHNTEQVTALVREAPPLEVGILLDESGSARHSALEPFLAASALAWTTAALRRCGGNAFLLAFNDQVIVSTGFTDDVSQLKQTLKQLRPVGGSAVWDALISAAEKFDSLSPIGSSAARVVVLITDGSDNASRANERECLKYLQMSGVRVYVVAFSSRAAPAGRKLLGDVPDQTGGKAFFPGGESEVDAVFTELDQDLSSSFLVGFAPQGKDGRMHPLRISLKNSPNVALRSQSGYFAPLEPSRISSIDSTSD